From one Gracilimonas sp. genomic stretch:
- a CDS encoding ABC transporter permease — MIRNYIKIAFRHLVKNKSYTFINTVGLGVGLAACIIIGLWVNYELSYDDYHTDSERIYRVLNGDIAATPPTLAPALKNDYPEIVQDVVRFWPIKSPSDIISKDKQFAERNITFTDPEIFNVFTHPLVLGNKETALSSSNQIVISESMAEKYFSTESPLGKTLTMWGRDLEVTGVFEDVPLNSHHRYEFLVPIELLETFMGSMMENWTWAGFYTYIQLPEHVQPDQVETAIASTFDKYTEENFPAPYLQPLNDIYFEKAQKDIAATGDFNYVVILATIAIIVLIVACINFMNLSTAYSTMRKKEVGMRKALGAQQSQLIGQFLGEAIILSLMGLSLALILVEISLPFFSNFTGNPLTIPYQQNWMAITGFFGLALLVGTLSGSYPAFFLSKFRPVSILKNTDRASSSGGNLRKGLVVFQFTISIFLIVAALTVYSQINFMQKKDLGFSDEKIIITGAENYQAMKAELEKMPEIELVSAAYNVPGQRLPFYPIRTAEMAPDSLPTMRTLRVNPGFMETLGMEMAMGRGFEEKISTDATQAFVINQAAANYLGWDNPIGRELSWYNFSEDGSSFEVAKQGEVIGVVDDFNYASLHNPVEPLVIHVSNDINMTVIKLSAGSTEQTLAQIRETWNSVTPGSHFWYYFLSDDLDRQYGAEQKLGQVFGGLTLLALFIACLGLFGLTTYSTQQRTKEIGIRKVMGAGVKQIILMLNIEVLKMVGLSLLIAIPIAWYFMNQWLADFAYRIEIGPIIFILAGLSALAIALLTVSWQSIKAAVTNPIESLRSE, encoded by the coding sequence ATGATTAGAAATTACATCAAGATTGCATTTCGTCACCTAGTAAAAAATAAATCTTACACTTTTATCAATACAGTGGGCTTGGGAGTTGGGCTTGCAGCCTGCATCATTATTGGCTTGTGGGTGAATTATGAGCTGAGTTATGACGATTATCATACTGACTCAGAACGAATATACCGAGTACTTAATGGAGATATTGCAGCAACTCCACCTACCTTAGCCCCTGCTCTCAAAAATGACTACCCAGAAATTGTCCAAGATGTTGTACGGTTCTGGCCGATTAAGTCACCTTCAGATATCATTTCTAAGGACAAACAATTTGCCGAAAGAAATATCACTTTTACTGATCCTGAAATCTTCAATGTATTTACTCACCCGCTGGTTCTGGGAAATAAGGAAACAGCTCTTTCTTCTTCGAATCAAATTGTAATCAGTGAGTCGATGGCTGAGAAATATTTTAGTACAGAAAGTCCTCTTGGAAAAACCCTGACCATGTGGGGCCGTGACTTAGAAGTGACCGGCGTCTTTGAAGACGTGCCATTAAATTCACATCACCGCTACGAATTTTTGGTTCCAATCGAATTGCTGGAAACATTTATGGGCAGTATGATGGAGAATTGGACCTGGGCAGGATTCTATACTTACATTCAACTCCCTGAACATGTTCAACCTGATCAGGTTGAAACTGCGATTGCATCTACATTCGACAAATACACGGAAGAGAACTTTCCTGCCCCATATCTTCAACCCCTGAATGACATCTATTTTGAAAAGGCTCAAAAAGACATTGCTGCTACCGGAGATTTCAATTATGTAGTAATTCTGGCAACCATAGCAATCATTGTTTTAATAGTTGCCTGCATCAACTTTATGAACTTATCTACCGCTTATTCCACCATGCGGAAAAAAGAAGTAGGCATGCGAAAAGCGTTAGGGGCCCAACAAAGTCAGCTAATTGGTCAGTTTTTAGGCGAAGCGATTATTCTTAGCTTAATGGGCTTGTCTTTGGCTTTAATTCTGGTTGAAATCAGCCTGCCTTTTTTCAGCAATTTTACAGGAAACCCACTAACCATCCCTTACCAACAAAACTGGATGGCTATTACAGGGTTTTTCGGACTGGCCCTTTTAGTAGGTACGTTATCGGGCAGCTATCCTGCATTTTTCCTATCGAAATTTAGACCCGTTAGTATTTTAAAAAACACAGACAGAGCTTCTTCATCGGGCGGAAACCTTCGAAAAGGGTTGGTAGTCTTTCAATTCACTATTTCCATCTTTTTGATTGTAGCAGCCTTAACGGTTTATTCCCAAATCAACTTCATGCAAAAGAAAGACCTGGGTTTCAGTGATGAAAAAATCATTATTACCGGAGCTGAAAATTATCAAGCTATGAAAGCAGAACTGGAAAAGATGCCCGAAATAGAACTGGTTTCAGCGGCATATAATGTACCCGGACAGCGCCTGCCATTCTATCCCATCCGAACAGCCGAAATGGCTCCTGATTCTTTACCTACTATGCGAACTCTTAGGGTTAACCCCGGCTTCATGGAAACTCTAGGAATGGAAATGGCAATGGGCAGAGGTTTTGAAGAGAAAATTTCAACAGATGCTACACAGGCTTTTGTAATCAATCAGGCTGCGGCAAATTATCTTGGCTGGGATAATCCTATAGGCAGAGAATTATCATGGTATAATTTTAGTGAAGATGGTTCTTCTTTTGAAGTTGCCAAGCAGGGAGAAGTGATTGGCGTAGTTGACGATTTTAATTACGCCTCCCTCCACAACCCGGTTGAACCACTTGTTATTCATGTCAGCAATGACATTAATATGACTGTCATTAAGTTGAGCGCCGGAAGTACAGAACAGACGTTAGCTCAAATCAGAGAAACATGGAACAGCGTAACACCGGGAAGTCATTTCTGGTACTATTTCCTCAGTGATGATTTAGATCGACAGTATGGTGCCGAACAAAAGTTAGGACAGGTATTTGGTGGCCTCACCCTGCTCGCGCTATTTATTGCTTGCCTTGGATTATTTGGACTTACTACCTATTCTACTCAGCAAAGAACTAAAGAAATTGGTATCCGAAAAGTTATGGGAGCCGGAGTTAAACAGATCATTTTAATGCTGAATATTGAAGTTTTAAAAATGGTTGGATTATCGCTTCTAATCGCAATTCCCATAGCTTGGTATTTTATGAATCAATGGCTGGCAGACTTTGCTTATCGCATTGAAATTGGACCAATAATTTTCATTTTGGCAGGACTGTCTGCATTAGCAATCGCTCTGCTAACCGTTAGCTGGCAATCTATCAAAGCCGCCGTAACAAACCCCATAGAAAGTTTAAGAAGTGAATAA
- a CDS encoding ABC transporter ATP-binding protein, translating to MIQLRNIDKYIDKRFQRTFILKGINLDIEEGEFITIMGPSGAGKSTLLNIIGFLDDASEGEYTFLGEPVHNLSERKKSDYHKSHIGFVFQAYHLIDELTVYENIEMPLLYRKVKSKQRKAMVADILDRFNIVAKKDLFPPQLSGGQQQVVGVARAIIGSPKLLLADEPTGNLHSEQSEQIMEMFKKLNEEGVTIIQVTHSEKMADYGNRIINLQDGALVKENPYKEPAEN from the coding sequence ATGATCCAACTTAGAAACATAGACAAATACATCGACAAGCGGTTTCAACGCACCTTCATCCTGAAAGGAATTAATCTGGACATTGAGGAGGGGGAATTCATAACGATAATGGGGCCCAGCGGAGCAGGAAAATCAACCCTTCTAAATATTATTGGCTTTTTAGATGATGCTTCAGAAGGGGAATATACTTTCTTGGGTGAACCGGTTCATAACCTGAGCGAACGCAAAAAATCGGATTATCATAAGTCGCATATTGGTTTTGTATTTCAAGCCTATCATCTAATCGATGAGCTAACCGTATACGAAAATATTGAAATGCCGTTGTTGTATCGTAAAGTAAAAAGTAAACAGCGTAAAGCTATGGTTGCTGATATTCTGGACAGGTTCAATATTGTAGCTAAGAAAGATCTGTTCCCTCCACAACTTTCCGGCGGGCAACAACAGGTAGTGGGCGTCGCCCGAGCTATTATTGGAAGCCCAAAACTGCTTTTAGCTGATGAACCTACCGGGAACCTTCATTCCGAGCAAAGCGAGCAAATCATGGAGATGTTTAAGAAACTCAATGAAGAAGGGGTCACCATCATTCAGGTTACACATTCCGAAAAAATGGCTGACTACGGAAACAGGATTATAAACCTGCAGGATGGTGCTCTTGTAAAAGAAAATCCTTATAAGGAACCCGCAGAAAATTAA
- a CDS encoding ABC transporter permease — protein sequence MLKNYFKIAIRNLTRNKVFGFISILGLAVGITGATLLYLYVDNELGYDAFYEKSDQIYRVVEIDDSQGQRTRYYGQTAPVLGSTLEENFPEIEKLVRVYQPIGHVDMEWKGEALSERNWLMADPAFFELFDFEVVQGDISTALSEPNSVVISEKKAQQLFGNQNPIGEVLTFSNLGDNTVTAVVKNVPDNSHLQFDLLFSRRNSNINWQEYLSSWDRYGAYTYLLLGEEANMVSFETKLDGFIESQQATNENARNFYLQPITDIYFNSQEIEFGIESAHGNIFYIYVFSAIGIFLLLIAGINYMNLATALSVQRGKEIGIRKAAGAEKRQLIGQFLSESVVIALLACIGSYFLIELLLPYFNQLTGKSFSITSDSFGYIALVLLGIGLFLGISSGSYPAFYLALIKPIRVLKTNTEIKGGNLTLRKVLVIAQFSLSIILIIGTLAAYKQIDYIRTADLGFEEEQMLVMDINSGNTRARFDAMKQEIAKLTDIQDVAVSSRVPGEWKNITQTFTRSGQSSTADSVQTYFMSFDEDMLQLYNINLVSGRNFTGNKLTDSLTVLLNQTAVKALNLDEPIGKTLRLTGVEEPVRVVGVVEDFNYQSLHQQVAPLLIGYWANPVQSIDYFSVKFSAKANIPAAIEELKKIHGQFDPASAMEYHFLDQQIEQMYQADVRAGRLFAIGGGVTIFIACLGLFGLALFSTQQRIKEIGIRKVLGATTPQILMLLTTDFMKLVAIAFLLAIPVGWIVMNNWLQNFAYHADLGIGIFVLGGLGVLIISLLTVSSQSIKASMSNPIKSLRSE from the coding sequence ATGCTAAAAAACTATTTTAAAATCGCCATTCGGAATCTTACACGGAACAAAGTTTTTGGCTTCATAAGCATTCTGGGGCTTGCAGTAGGAATTACCGGGGCTACACTACTTTATCTATATGTTGATAATGAACTCGGATACGATGCCTTTTATGAAAAGTCAGACCAAATCTATCGTGTTGTAGAGATAGATGACAGCCAGGGCCAGAGAACCCGGTACTACGGACAAACGGCACCTGTGCTCGGCTCGACACTGGAAGAAAACTTCCCTGAAATTGAAAAGCTGGTGAGAGTCTATCAGCCTATAGGACATGTAGATATGGAATGGAAAGGAGAGGCCCTTTCGGAGCGTAATTGGTTGATGGCAGATCCTGCTTTTTTTGAGTTATTTGATTTTGAAGTGGTTCAGGGTGACATAAGCACGGCCTTATCTGAGCCAAACTCAGTGGTCATTTCAGAGAAAAAAGCACAACAGCTTTTTGGGAATCAAAACCCTATTGGTGAAGTACTGACCTTCAGCAATTTAGGGGATAACACGGTTACGGCCGTTGTAAAAAATGTACCAGACAATTCACACCTCCAGTTTGATCTGCTTTTTTCGAGAAGAAATTCAAACATCAACTGGCAGGAATATCTTTCCAGTTGGGACCGCTATGGTGCTTATACCTACCTGCTCCTTGGAGAAGAGGCGAATATGGTATCATTCGAAACAAAGCTTGATGGCTTTATTGAAAGTCAGCAGGCTACTAATGAGAATGCCCGTAATTTCTACCTGCAACCAATTACCGACATTTATTTCAACTCGCAGGAAATCGAGTTCGGTATAGAGAGCGCTCACGGTAATATCTTTTACATCTATGTGTTCTCAGCCATTGGTATTTTCCTGTTGCTTATTGCGGGAATCAATTATATGAACCTGGCAACAGCTCTTTCTGTACAGCGCGGTAAAGAAATTGGCATAAGAAAGGCAGCAGGTGCGGAAAAGAGACAACTTATTGGGCAGTTCTTATCAGAATCGGTTGTCATTGCCTTACTGGCATGTATAGGTTCATATTTCTTGATTGAATTGCTGCTTCCCTACTTTAATCAGCTTACTGGTAAAAGTTTTAGTATCACCAGCGATTCGTTTGGATATATTGCCTTGGTACTGTTGGGTATAGGATTGTTTCTTGGAATTTCCTCCGGCAGTTACCCGGCTTTCTATCTGGCTCTGATCAAACCCATCCGTGTTTTAAAAACCAATACAGAAATTAAAGGTGGAAACCTGACGCTTCGCAAAGTGCTGGTTATAGCCCAGTTTAGCTTGTCCATCATTTTGATTATCGGAACACTGGCTGCTTACAAACAAATCGATTATATCCGAACGGCTGACCTTGGTTTCGAGGAAGAACAGATGCTGGTAATGGATATCAACAGCGGCAATACACGCGCTCGTTTTGATGCAATGAAGCAGGAAATAGCGAAACTGACCGATATCCAGGATGTAGCCGTTTCTTCACGCGTGCCGGGCGAATGGAAAAATATTACCCAGACCTTTACCAGGTCCGGGCAAAGCAGTACGGCAGATTCTGTTCAAACCTACTTTATGAGTTTTGATGAGGATATGCTACAACTCTACAATATCAACCTCGTTTCCGGCAGGAACTTTACCGGCAACAAGTTGACCGATTCCCTGACCGTATTACTTAATCAAACGGCTGTCAAAGCTCTTAACCTGGATGAACCTATCGGAAAGACCCTGCGGCTAACCGGTGTTGAGGAACCGGTACGTGTAGTTGGTGTGGTGGAAGACTTTAACTACCAGTCGCTCCATCAGCAGGTAGCTCCTCTGTTGATAGGGTACTGGGCTAATCCAGTGCAGTCAATTGATTACTTTTCAGTGAAATTTTCTGCTAAAGCTAATATACCGGCAGCTATAGAAGAACTTAAGAAGATTCACGGACAATTTGATCCAGCCTCAGCGATGGAGTACCATTTTCTGGATCAGCAGATTGAACAAATGTACCAAGCGGATGTGCGAGCCGGGAGATTGTTTGCCATCGGAGGAGGAGTTACCATATTTATCGCGTGCCTTGGGCTGTTTGGTCTGGCTTTATTCAGTACCCAGCAACGAATAAAAGAGATTGGAATCCGCAAAGTACTTGGCGCCACTACTCCTCAAATTTTAATGCTTTTAACTACTGACTTCATGAAACTGGTGGCTATAGCTTTTTTGCTTGCTATACCTGTTGGCTGGATTGTGATGAACAACTGGCTACAGAACTTTGCCTACCATGCTGATCTGGGAATAGGCATTTTCGTGCTTGGCGGCCTGGGAGTCTTGATTATTAGTTTGTTGACTGTGAGTTCTCAGTCTATAAAAGCTTCAATGTCTAACCCTATTAAAAGTTTAAGAAGTGAATAA
- a CDS encoding dCTP deaminase has translation MTFLPSGNWLDNISNVIYAETQQHEHHFDLTVNEIHKITGAGTLDFGGSEFKPATTEKLNPEKQKADDDYGWWKLREGPYKIIFNESLNDLDNKVALISPHPHLREAGVVADTYLITTDKESGIFSINITISEAGCNIKENARVAELRVIGS, from the coding sequence ATGACTTTCTTGCCATCAGGAAACTGGTTAGACAATATCAGCAATGTTATTTATGCAGAAACTCAGCAACACGAACATCATTTTGACTTGACGGTTAACGAGATCCATAAGATAACAGGAGCCGGAACCCTTGATTTTGGAGGCAGTGAATTTAAGCCTGCAACTACCGAGAAACTAAACCCTGAAAAACAAAAGGCGGATGATGACTATGGATGGTGGAAGCTTCGGGAAGGTCCGTATAAGATCATCTTCAATGAGTCATTGAATGACCTGGATAATAAGGTTGCACTCATTTCACCACATCCTCACCTTAGAGAAGCTGGGGTGGTAGCTGATACCTATTTGATTACCACTGATAAAGAATCCGGAATTTTTTCAATCAATATCACGATTTCTGAAGCCGGCTGTAATATCAAGGAAAATGCCCGTGTCGCTGAATTAAGGGTGATTGGTAGTTAA
- a CDS encoding ABC transporter permease codes for MLKNYFKIAFRNLFKNKVYSFINIFGLAVGIACCLLIGLYVHNEWSYDEFHSSSDRLYRAWVHEDYGNDEIYFNSVTPLILASTLENNIPEVEKTSRFASFSNLVKKPDQTESTSEIISIADPSFFEMFDFEIIRGDVASFKDNPGTVIITERIAQQFFGEENPVQQTLSIQIGETFNNFTVVAVAEDPPTNSSIQFNILIPFSNDTKIYSNGALTNWFNVSAETYVLLREKSQMDEIDKKMQSMMITELGNRYGDEFNQGDLSYTVGLQPITDIHLNTDIPVGIANVSDPVYSYILGGIALLILLIACVNFITLAISRSTSRAKEVGVRKTIGAVRQHIMFQFWGEALLMTFFALATGILFAELLLPQFNMLSGTKLQLTFSGSFIIYFLIGAFVVSLIAGIYPALVLSGFKPVEVLKGRLNLSGDKNSFRQSMVVFQFTLSIALIAGTLIITKQLDYLRSTDLGYQKEQVVVLTTDLNAGPGTPLMKTIEDGMRLKERLESELANTPEITSFSLSSFTPVQSGGWISADFRDQNEQKRYFNFNIVDHVFLDTYEINILSGRNFSINNPSDQRRAILVNQALVDDYGWQNPIGQRLPGPNFEDHEIIGVIENFHYESLHKEVEPLALTINPNILFSGIENVGFNASPTPRISIRFTSENLPSLMSQIEESWTLAAAGTPFNYTFVDQAVDNQYQQEERLSKIVFFGSALAIIIACLGLFGLASLMVIRRTKEIGVRKVLGASSGHIVFLLNKEFTKLVAIAFVIASPIAWYGMNIWLQDFAYRIELGVGIFLISGLLTLVVAWFTVSYQSVKATLINPTESLRSE; via the coding sequence ATGCTAAAAAACTACTTCAAAATTGCCTTTCGAAACCTGTTTAAGAACAAGGTGTATTCTTTTATTAACATATTTGGGCTGGCTGTTGGAATTGCCTGCTGTTTGCTTATTGGACTCTATGTTCATAATGAATGGAGTTATGATGAATTTCACTCCAGCTCCGACCGATTATACCGGGCGTGGGTCCATGAAGATTATGGAAATGATGAGATTTACTTCAATTCCGTAACGCCACTGATTCTGGCCTCTACTCTTGAGAATAACATTCCGGAAGTGGAAAAAACCAGCCGGTTTGCCAGTTTCTCTAATCTCGTAAAGAAACCCGATCAAACAGAATCTACTTCAGAAATCATTTCCATTGCAGACCCCTCATTCTTTGAAATGTTTGACTTTGAGATTATCCGGGGAGATGTAGCTTCCTTCAAAGATAATCCAGGTACAGTTATAATAACTGAACGAATAGCCCAACAATTTTTTGGCGAAGAGAATCCCGTTCAGCAGACTCTAAGTATTCAAATTGGAGAAACATTCAATAATTTTACAGTCGTTGCCGTAGCTGAAGATCCTCCAACCAACTCTAGTATTCAGTTTAATATCCTCATCCCTTTTTCTAACGATACAAAGATTTATAGTAACGGTGCATTAACAAATTGGTTCAACGTGTCGGCAGAGACCTATGTATTGCTCAGAGAGAAAAGCCAAATGGACGAAATCGACAAAAAGATGCAATCCATGATGATCACTGAATTAGGTAATCGCTATGGAGATGAATTTAATCAAGGTGACCTGTCTTATACCGTAGGATTACAACCCATTACCGATATACATCTGAACACAGATATCCCCGTCGGCATAGCAAATGTAAGCGACCCCGTTTACTCATATATTTTGGGTGGAATTGCATTACTTATTCTTCTCATTGCCTGTGTTAATTTTATTACACTTGCTATCAGTCGCTCTACTTCCCGGGCAAAAGAAGTTGGGGTCCGTAAAACAATTGGAGCCGTTCGCCAACACATTATGTTCCAATTTTGGGGAGAAGCTCTTTTAATGACTTTCTTTGCATTAGCAACAGGAATTTTGTTCGCTGAGCTGCTGCTACCCCAATTCAACATGTTATCAGGTACTAAATTACAGCTTACGTTTAGCGGAAGCTTCATCATCTACTTTCTGATTGGTGCTTTTGTAGTCAGCTTAATAGCGGGTATTTATCCGGCACTTGTACTATCAGGGTTCAAACCCGTTGAAGTACTAAAAGGCAGATTAAATTTATCAGGTGATAAAAATTCGTTTCGGCAAAGCATGGTTGTTTTTCAGTTCACGCTTTCAATAGCCTTAATAGCAGGAACCTTGATTATTACGAAGCAACTGGATTATTTGCGGTCTACCGATCTTGGGTATCAAAAAGAACAGGTCGTAGTGCTAACGACGGATCTGAATGCAGGCCCCGGAACACCTTTGATGAAAACGATCGAAGATGGTATGCGCCTTAAAGAGCGACTGGAATCAGAATTAGCCAATACCCCTGAAATCACTTCATTTAGTTTATCCTCATTTACCCCGGTTCAATCTGGTGGGTGGATTTCAGCTGATTTCAGAGATCAAAATGAGCAAAAACGATATTTCAATTTTAACATTGTTGATCACGTCTTTCTGGATACTTATGAAATAAACATTTTATCGGGAAGGAATTTTTCAATTAATAATCCGTCTGACCAAAGAAGAGCCATTCTTGTCAATCAGGCTCTGGTTGATGACTATGGATGGCAGAACCCAATCGGGCAACGCCTGCCAGGACCTAATTTTGAAGACCACGAAATCATTGGCGTTATTGAAAACTTTCATTACGAATCACTACACAAAGAAGTTGAGCCTCTCGCGTTAACTATTAATCCGAATATATTATTCAGTGGGATTGAAAATGTTGGTTTTAATGCATCGCCAACACCCAGGATTTCCATACGGTTTACTTCCGAAAACCTCCCGTCTCTCATGAGTCAAATAGAAGAAAGCTGGACATTGGCAGCTGCAGGAACCCCATTTAATTATACCTTTGTAGACCAGGCTGTAGACAATCAGTACCAGCAGGAGGAACGGCTCAGTAAAATTGTATTCTTCGGATCCGCCCTTGCCATAATCATTGCCTGCCTGGGATTATTCGGACTTGCATCACTTATGGTGATCAGGCGAACCAAGGAAATTGGAGTTCGTAAAGTGTTGGGAGCTTCTTCAGGTCATATTGTTTTCTTATTGAATAAAGAATTCACCAAACTAGTAGCCATCGCTTTTGTAATTGCTTCTCCTATTGCATGGTATGGCATGAATATCTGGCTGCAAGATTTTGCCTATCGTATCGAATTGGGAGTTGGCATTTTCCTTATTTCAGGATTGCTTACTTTAGTCGTTGCATGGTTTACGGTAAGCTATCAGTCCGTTAAAGCAACATTAATCAATCCTACCGAAAGCTTAAGAAGTGAATAA
- a CDS encoding serine hydrolase, producing MNISPLRVILLTSYFLLCNAFLFAQPIEKNSIDNLFDEAESINTLRSVLIQQNGELLGAEFFRNASPDYPYNIKSASKSIISLLTGIAVDKGDIALDETLGDYFPEYFEENPNPKKARITLRNLLSMQSGLETTSFYNYGAWVISDNWVEFQLDQPFVEEPGDTMVYSTGTSHLLSVIIAKATGMSTKAFAEEYLFDPLDINIGGWDRDPNGFYMGGNNMAMTPDDLLKIGQLMLNGGTYNGQRIVSKEWVRDSFKTYTRSNYNPYDYGYMWWNRPVAGYKVFFAWGFGGQYIFMIPELNSVAVITNSLNGATQRRTYKEPIFNLLENNIIPFLEKRAS from the coding sequence ATGAATATATCTCCCTTGCGAGTCATTTTGCTTACATCTTATTTTTTGCTGTGTAATGCTTTTCTGTTTGCACAGCCTATTGAAAAGAACTCAATAGATAACCTTTTTGATGAAGCTGAATCAATAAATACACTGCGAAGCGTACTCATTCAACAAAATGGGGAATTACTGGGTGCAGAGTTTTTTCGCAATGCTTCTCCTGATTATCCCTACAACATAAAGTCAGCCTCAAAAAGCATTATTTCTCTTCTGACTGGTATCGCTGTAGATAAAGGTGATATTGCACTGGATGAAACTCTGGGAGATTATTTTCCGGAATACTTTGAAGAAAACCCAAACCCTAAAAAAGCACGTATCACCCTCCGGAACCTGCTTTCCATGCAATCCGGGTTAGAGACTACTAGTTTTTATAATTATGGTGCCTGGGTGATAAGCGATAACTGGGTCGAATTTCAACTTGATCAGCCTTTTGTGGAAGAACCAGGAGACACTATGGTCTACAGCACAGGCACCTCTCACCTTCTTTCAGTTATCATAGCCAAGGCAACCGGCATGAGTACAAAGGCCTTCGCAGAAGAGTATTTATTTGACCCATTGGATATCAACATCGGAGGGTGGGATCGTGACCCAAACGGTTTCTATATGGGCGGAAACAATATGGCTATGACGCCTGATGATTTATTGAAAATAGGTCAGCTTATGCTGAATGGCGGCACTTATAATGGCCAGCGTATTGTGTCCAAAGAGTGGGTGCGAGACTCTTTCAAAACCTACACCCGGAGTAATTATAATCCCTATGATTATGGATACATGTGGTGGAACCGACCCGTAGCTGGCTATAAGGTATTTTTTGCCTGGGGATTTGGCGGACAGTATATATTTATGATCCCTGAGCTAAACAGCGTTGCCGTTATTACTAACTCATTAAATGGTGCTACACAGCGCAGGACTTATAAAGAGCCCATATTTAACCTTCTGGAGAATAACATTATCCCCTTTCTTGAGAAACGGGCTTCCTAA